The segment TTTACAATGGAGCCACCAACGATTATAATAATTTTTATGTAGGGGCTTCGGTGTACCATATCAACCGGCCTAAAGTAAGTTTCCAGGGAGCAGAATATATTATGAACCCACGCTTTACTCTTCATGGTGGTGGATATTTTCCAATTGCGGATGCAACTACTTTGTTTGTAAGTGCCAACCATCAACGCCAGGCAGGTGCTACTGAAACAATTTTTGGCGCTGCTCTTGGTTATACAGTGAACAGTGATTTCGACAGCCCTACTGATGTATATGCCGGTGCGTTTGTTCGTTGGGGCGATGCAGTGATACCTTATATCGGTATTGAATTTGGCAACTACCGTTTTGGTGCTTCATACGATATCAATACATCACGTTTATCAGCTGCTTCGCAACGCAGAGGTGGCATGGAGGTATCGCTTATCTGGACGAAGAAACACACTGATCCTAATAAGAAAAAACTAAACTGTCCAAGATTTTAATTTCTGTTCATCTATATAAATAACGAAGCCCGCTTTAAAGCGGGCTTCGTTATTTATTACAATACTGCTACACTAATTGATCTTGATGAGCTTTACTTGTTTGCTTAACTCGCCCTGCATTACTTTCACAAAGTATGTTCCTGCTTTGTAGTTTTCTCCAAAGCGAATGTAACTGCCGTTACCTGTTACATGTGTTTCCATCATGCGTCCATACAGGTCAAATACAGCTACGGAAATTTTCTCTTCATCATTTCCTGTTACATACAGTGTAAAATAATTGTTGGTTGGGTTCGGCATTGGTTTCGCATCAAGCCTGCTTGCTGCAATTGTTACAGGGATGTCTTCATCTCTTCTAACAGGTTTACCTGGTGCTGCAACAACAACTGTACTGTTGGCGCCAACAGCCATCACTGGTGCATCTGCATCACTTGCGCCAGGTTGATTGTCGTAATATACTTCACCCGTATTCTTGTTATAGATCTTCATCCTGATCTTGTCTTCACCTGTTGTGCCACCATCAAGCACTGTCATGATAAAGCTGATACCGCTTTGTAACCCTTTAATGCGGCCGTTGCCTTTTATTTGAGCAAGTGAATTGTTGATCGACAGGTATTCAAAATTCACAGCATTGTATTCAAAATCGCCCACTTTAAATACAAATTCTGTTTCACCTTTTGGATTGGTTGATTTTTTGAAATAGTTCGCTGCAAATCCAAAGGTTGCTTTACCTGTTGCAGATGCATCGCTCTTCAATGCGCCTGCAGGTGATTGATACCAGCCACCACCAAATGTGTGGCCACCTTCAGGATCATAAATAACAATGATCTGTTCCTGATCACCATTTGTTGTTGCGTATGAATTAAATCCATTCTGATCGGTAATGCTCATCTTCACTTTGTAAACACCAGCTGTTAAGAATTTATAACTGCCGCTAACCAATCCTTTTCTGCTGCCAACCGGTTCAGTAACCGTTGCTGCTGCAACTGTACTTTCATCGAGTATCCATTTTGCTGTATGTGATTTACCCGGTACATCCCAGAACTCACCATTCATTGTTACGGTACTGCCAATTTTAAATGGTTTGCCGGATGAAGGACCGGTAATGTTATGCACCACATATACTTTCGCACTATCTGTTTTACTGTTACCGCAATCATCAGTTGCTGTAATGTAAATGGTATAAATCCGGCCATCGCCATTACCAGCACGTTCAGCACGGAGTCTTACAGTATGTGCATCGGTTCCCACAACTTCATAATCGATCGGTTCTGTATCACCATCACCCAAACCATTGATCGGCTCATTACTAACAATCGAAAGTTGTTTGGTAATATGTGCCTGATCTGAACAATTGTCAGCCACATCATAATTGATGGTTACTGTCACCATTTTATGATTTGGAGGCCATAAATATTCAGGTGACGCACTGATGTTGGAAATAGTTGGAGCCGTCGTATCCTTCACCGTAATGATCTGTACTTTTTCTGTTTTATTACCACAATCATCAGTTGCTTTCCATGTGCGTGTAATAATTACTTCGCCCATACAACTGCCGGGAGCATCCACATCAGAATATGTCACCGTCGGAGTTGGGTCACAATTATCTGCTGCATCTGTTACTTCACCAGTTTCAGAAGGATGATCATTGTGTTCACAATTTTCATCTTTATAAATAGTAATGGCAGCAGGAACAGTAAATGTTGGTGCTGTTACATCTTTGATCGTGATGGTTTGAACTTTTTCTGTTTTCAGATTACAACCATCGATTAAAGTCCATGTACGTTCAATGATCGTTTCTCCAACACATGACCCTTCTTTGATCACATCTGTATGCGTTGCATTGAGAGATGTGCTGCAATTATCTGCTTCATCTGTAACATCGCCGGTTACACCAATGGAAGCATCATAATTACAGTTTGCATCTTTTTCAATCGTGATATCATCGGGTGCTGTAAATGTTGGCGGTTGATCATCACCAATTGTAAAGTTGGTATTGCTGATGTCAAAAAAGATATTGTCAATTGCTTCTACTTTTATTCGTGCAGTATTACTGTAAGCACAAACAATTGTAACATCAGCTGATCCATCATTTGCTGTACTTGCAAGAAGTGTATTGAATGTTTGTCCGCCATCGGTCGACAATGAAATTTTTACATTGGCTGCCAATGCATCACTACCGTTCACATCCCATGTAACAATATGCGTGCCTGGGCACCATGTTACTGCGCTGTTGGGAGATGTAACGGTAAAGGGTCCGTAGGCATCATCAACCGTAACCACCATATTATCACTGTTGGTTTGCCCTGCTCCCGGATGATTGTCTCTCACCGTTAAACGGAAGTTGAGCGATCGTGAAACAGATGGAAGTTTTTCCCAACGATTGGTGTTTGTGCCATCAAGAATATTTTCCAGTATTGGAAATATGCGTACAGCAGACGTAAGTGGTGGTCTTGAACGGAACTCCGGACCAAACGTATGTGTTGGGTC is part of the Lacibacter sediminis genome and harbors:
- a CDS encoding zinc-dependent metalloprotease, translated to MRKFLLVSAVLLFSLFAAAQQNHWNRESEAALRKDVFAKKQRPSNFLVFRLQEKALEAQLRNAPSEKTISAKRSAFFLTVPDEEGNPVQFRIVEASVMQPGLQNKHSRLRCYLGTSVKDPGTTIRFSFTPQGFNGVILSFSKPALYIEKIERGSNLYIVVSQKDLPPIEDFECTTTATASAGIQTKTQIANSDFGTLNANTGELRVFRLAFAAQGEFSEWCLDGTEANDAERIAKVLAEQVEQITIVNGHLERDFGVRIVMIDNNEDVIFLDPDTDPFTATETDDINNEAQSVITTEIGSDNFDVGHLIRRRTSGSGGNAGAIGSICNDATKARGFTGRTDWNELGVYSEIMLTHEFGHQFGANHTFTHKNDNDNAQIEPGSGSTIMSYGGNSDSEGYHVVTIRDHYFHAISIQQVTAYLATVTCGTTQSANNNAPSANAGNNFTIPKSTPFQLTGSGSDADEDNLTYTWEQMDIITNSFPWEPDPTHTFGPEFRSRPPLTSAVRIFPILENILDGTNTNRWEKLPSVSRSLNFRLTVRDNHPGAGQTNSDNMVVTVDDAYGPFTVTSPNSAVTWCPGTHIVTWDVNGSDALAANVKISLSTDGGQTFNTLLASTANDGSADVTIVCAYSNTARIKVEAIDNIFFDISNTNFTIGDDQPPTFTAPDDITIEKDANCNYDASIGVTGDVTDEADNCSTSLNATHTDVIKEGSCVGETIIERTWTLIDGCNLKTEKVQTITIKDVTAPTFTVPAAITIYKDENCEHNDHPSETGEVTDAADNCDPTPTVTYSDVDAPGSCMGEVIITRTWKATDDCGNKTEKVQIITVKDTTAPTISNISASPEYLWPPNHKMVTVTINYDVADNCSDQAHITKQLSIVSNEPINGLGDGDTEPIDYEVVGTDAHTVRLRAERAGNGDGRIYTIYITATDDCGNSKTDSAKVYVVHNITGPSSGKPFKIGSTVTMNGEFWDVPGKSHTAKWILDESTVAAATVTEPVGSRKGLVSGSYKFLTAGVYKVKMSITDQNGFNSYATTNGDQEQIIVIYDPEGGHTFGGGWYQSPAGALKSDASATGKATFGFAANYFKKSTNPKGETEFVFKVGDFEYNAVNFEYLSINNSLAQIKGNGRIKGLQSGISFIMTVLDGGTTGEDKIRMKIYNKNTGEVYYDNQPGASDADAPVMAVGANSTVVVAAPGKPVRRDEDIPVTIAASRLDAKPMPNPTNNYFTLYVTGNDEEKISVAVFDLYGRMMETHVTGNGSYIRFGENYKAGTYFVKVMQGELSKQVKLIKIN